The DNA window TATCACCCTTaccctgacttttaaaaattttctttatgaatgGCCAAAAAATTCCCAGTATGACAGTTTTTTAGTTGACCAGgagaaatatttttgatgaacggaatattttctttggtaaacaaacaacaaacaccaACTCAAAACCAATCAAATAAGTTTCTTTGGTAAAGTGGACGTTAATGTCTTGGTTGGaattaattgaaagaaaaaaacacagcttCTTCAAGTGTTTGCAGGGATCAATTTTTCCCTCTTTATAGTAATTCAAAAAGTAAAACTTGATGAAGTAAAGACTTAGATTTTATGGGGATGTGATTCTGAGTTACTTCTAAAGTGTCTTCTCCATAGTGGGGCTAAACCAATGCGGCAGAGCAATAATCAATAATCagtattaacaaataaataataattatctaacaataaataataaagcttGGCATGCATAATCTCCCAATAGAAAAATTCATTTCACAGTCAGAATTCCATAAGCCTTCATTTCAAGTGCTGAAAAGAGAAGTTGACAAGTATGAAAATGcccttcattaaaaaatacaatatcccAGGGTATACAGAGACTCAATCAACTTGGAAAACTACTAATCTGTCATAAAACAAAGTTCCACAGTAAGTCATTCTGGTTGACCAAATTGAATGAttaaattctcaacaaaatccATTTAAttggtgtgtgtgttgtgtcAGTTTTGTGGAGTCGCTTTAAGCCAAGGTGCTCCACATGGCTGACACTAAATCAATGACTGATTTAGAACACACTGTTCAGAAAATGATTTAGCAACATATGACTTAAGAATAAAACCAATCCCCTCTTCAGTTGTGTTTATAAATAATAGCCTAGTTGCAGGCCCCTTGGAGACAGAATTGATCGAAGATCTATTATGCAAACTTGCCCTTTTGTGAGGACTGTACTTGTCCTCAGATTAAAGCTTATTATCTTGTAGTTGAGTGCATAACACTTGTATTATCACTTAGTGTGTCTGCAGGGGAGACTGAACAAGTGTGTAATGCATTAGCTACAATCCCCTGCACATGTATTTAGAACTGTATGGACAACAGTACATGAAATAGAAAGCACAGGTTTGCACTTGGTATGGTTACATCTGAATTATTTGGGCTTTTTTGCTGTTTTGGAAAGACAACGGCAAACCTAAACCTCAAACATTTTAATCCCAGACactaaaaaaaaagtctgcccTGTGGCCAATAAAGTCCTATGTTCCTTCTTTGGAAATGCATTTTGAGAGGAGTAATAGCCATcttatgagaaaactgaaaattggCCTGCCCTGTCTTAGGTATGCTGAATGATGAAAATCCTTTAGTGGTGTGACTTGAATAAGTCACTTTATTCTCctaggtctcagtttcctcctctgcagaAGATGGGTAAGTTGCACAGCATGTCTGCTAAGGTTCAGAAAGGTAAGATGCTTTTGGGAAATGCTTACCACTATAGATGTCTAAATAAGCTACAtctccaaaagggaaaaatactgTAGATATTTGCTACAAATGTAACCAGGTTTTagcttcatttttataaatttaaagaaatgcagGGGCCTGGACAACATATACAGTCTTTTTGATCTAACCCATTTCTGTTTAGATCTATGAACCATTCTTCTGTAGATACTGGAAGTCAAGAGTGTAAATATCTAGGCTTGTTAATACACAGAAGGGCCTTGCTATGATGAAGTAGAAGGACATCAAAAAAGGTGTGGGGGGGACCAGCAAGGTGAGGTGCAGCCAGTTCAGTAAGAGAATTGGACTGCCATCATTGATAGATTTGTATCAGTGAATACTTTTTCCAGTCTTTTCCATCTATCTCCCTTTTGGCCCTTTATCTCCCTGCACTTCTACAAAGCTTCTCAGTGTCAGGACTTAGACTTACCAAAGATCTTCCCCTCTCTGTCTCTGAGCAGGTGTGTTTCATAGCAAAGGCAGACTGGCACTACAAGTTGGAAGCAACAGCAAATTACTATTTCAGTGTTCGTTTCTTTCCCTCAGTTATGCGTGGGCAGATGTTTCTGGGTATCCATGCAAAAAACGCATGTAGGGCCAACCACAAACAGCTGTACCAGCTGGCtattttgttgtcgttgttaaAATGGAGACACTATATCTGGGTCCAAGTAGACACCTGCTTTTGCTCCATCATGCCAGGTATTTGGGTTTGGCTCTGTGGTTTTGGGTCCCTGGATCCTCCTGCCAAGAGCTGTAACTAATAAAGCAGACCCATTTGGTGACAAGTGACAAGCTCTTCCAAAATAGAATCACACCAGTTCTGCAGTGCTGGAGCTGTCATTGGTTTTAAGGTGTTTTAACCAAACCAAACTATACAAATGTTAAAAGCATACCAATGGGGGAATGTGATAATTTCATTCTAGACAACAAAACTGCTTCACCTGGGTGAATTTAGGGGTGAAACAATTTTAGTCCATGAGTGATGGTCACTCTACCACGTATCAGTTTCCAAGGCTCTGGCTTGCTTTTGCTGGTCAGAACTTTCAGAGCATCTCCTTTGGTGTTAGGGAGCTAGGTGAGACAGCTAAAACCTCAAACCACAGACCATGGCTGGAGCTACTGCTCTACAGAAGTTCTGGAAGCCTTATTGTTTGAACAATGCTTAAAGCTGTTTCTGCCTTGGCAGTTGACCTTTCTATCAGTGGGTTTTGTCACAATGCCAGCAACATCTGCAGTTTGGATAAGACAGGATCCTGCTTGTTAATAAGCTTTCTTCTATTTGATCTTAGTTTAAGAGACTATAGGTCtcctagggtgtgtgtgtgtgtgtgtgtgtgtgtgtgtgaattctcATAACAactcttttgttttaaagactgaaaatatGCCATGCCCATTTCTCCCCATtgtcccttccttttttttttttggcaatgcCTGtttcctatctttaaaaaagGGAACAACTTTGAATTTAATTGTTTCATTAACATAATCTCTTTGGTCTTGATAAGACCTAAGGTGAAAATATACCAAGCAGACATTATCACACTGTTGTAATTTGGTCAACCACACGAGTACTATCGATATCCACCATTTCTACACACTCAATTTCCTCCCGGTTCTcaggatttttcttctctttcctttttttcttagagGGTGGCAGGAAAGTCAGTATCACAGGTAAAATGGCAAAGCAGTGAAAGAAGGTGACAAATGCTATTAAAAACAAGCACCTGAACAGTGTACAGGTCAGATTTGAAGGCACAGCTGCAAGAGGAATCAGACCAACAATATAGCAGAGGTAACTCTGTAAAATAGCTACCCCATGCACTTCCAGGGCATTTTTTACCCATTTAGTTCTTGTGAAATCCTTGCCCAGAACAAATGTGGATAACAGTGGAGCACAATTGTCAATTGTGTAATTAATTCCATAAATTAAGCACAGCACAGAAATGCAGTCCAGTTCTACTTTCCATAGTGTCATGAAACCTATCACTCCAAACTCCACGGACACAACTGTTAGAGTGATCCAGACGTTAATCAGTGAATCTGCCACCAGGAATGCCGAGAAGAAGAGCAGGAACAAAGCACTGATGCAGGAGTTGTGCAGGGGGGCTCCCAGAGAGGAGGCATATCGATCCATGTACACAAAGGACGGATTGAAGACGATGAACTTCACCTTGGAGGTGACCGAAAGTCTCCTCAGGGTTTCCAAGAGATCATAGAGTTCTTCTCTGTTTGTTTCCATGGTCTTGGCCACCAAAAACATTCTGGAGGCCACTACATCGACCTCatcattgtattttttagagaagaTGATGTCCtcttgaaaatgtgaaaattgagGGGCTTTCAGAAAGGAATTCCTCAACATGTCTGTGAAATTTTTCTTAGGCAAGCCAGTGGATACATTGAGTTTCCGAAGGTAATTTAAATAGCTCTCAAACCAGGATATCCGCACAAACCCCTTGGTGTATTCTAGAACATCTTCTTGGACACTAGTGTTCCAGTATTCTATAGACTCATATATGTAAAACCCAATCACAGGACTGTAGTTGCTAAAGTACTTTTGCTGGGCAGTAGTGTACTCAATGGTTTGTGTCGCGGTTGCTACGATGTTACTAAGGTCTGACCCTTCACTGACCTGCAGATAGCCCATTAaggcaaaggaaatataaataaggTAAAAGAGAACTACAAAAGGCTTGACATAGGTGTTGGTTATCCAGTCACAGTAATAGCGTTTGAGGAAACATACCAATAGGTGACTCTCGTAAGTGTTCGCTTCCTCGCCTTCAGTTGTGTCCTCACTGAATCTGGCTGTCAGGAGAAACCTGTACCATGCGGGTTTCTCCTGCAATGCCTCAGGCTTTGGGACTTTTCTACAGAAGATACTATGCTGGTAATTATTTTCTATGTAGCCAGTGAACACTAGGCTGGAACCATAAAACGAGAGTACATAGAGGTAGTTGAAGAAGATTGCAATACAGGAATTGCAGCAGAAAATCCTGGCTGCCTCAATGTTTGTGAAAGGGCTGGCCCCTATGCCAAAGGTGACCAGGTACATGGCAGTGGTGAGAGAAAAGGAGAGCATGGAGTCTGCATAGACTGCTGCAGTTCTCTCTTTAACATGTTGGTCTTCTCTAGTTTTCCTCCAGGAGGATAACATTTCAAAAGTCCCATATAATCCATGACCTAAGGGGGCAGAAAAAGACCAGAGCAGAAGTTTAAAGGACTAATCTCTTAAGAGGGAAATCAGCTTGATTATGGGGGACTACTGGGTCAAGGCAAACATAACCAACCCTAGTGGTGATGGGTATGTGAATGCCAATGATTTCTCAATGCCAATGATTTCTCCTATGGGGAGACAGACCCATGTTTTGATGAATCGTAAATGTTAATAGATAATGAAAGGGCAGATAGAGAAGCAAAGATCTTCATATTCCCTCTGGCTTAAGAAAGTTCTCTTCTTTGGAGTGTTCCACCAACCAACCTGCACTTAGATGAACTTTTGACTACAGAAGGCTGAGtagagctcatgcctgtaatcctagcaacttgggagactgaggaaggaaggttacttgagaccaggagtttgataccagcctgggcaatgtaacaagaccctgtctcaagaaaaaaaaaaaaaaaagaaagaaagaaagaaagaaaatgaaagaacttaGCCAGGAATCGTGGctcatatctgtagtcccagctactcgggaggctgaggtaggtggatctcttgagcctgggaattggaggctgcagtgagccatgattgtgccactgcactccagcctgggcagcagagca is part of the Piliocolobus tephrosceles isolate RC106 chromosome Y, ASM277652v3, whole genome shotgun sequence genome and encodes:
- the PTCHD1 gene encoding patched domain-containing protein 1, whose protein sequence is MLDQHHTDLILKLHAAVTKIQVPRPGFNYTFAHICILNNDKTCIVDDIVHVLEELKNARATNRTNFAITYPITHLKDGRAVYNGHQLGGVTVHSKDRVKSAEAIQLTYYLQSINSLNDMVAERWESSFCDTVRLFQKSNSKVKMYPYTSSSLREDFQKTSRVSERYLVTSLILVVTMAILCCSMQDCVRSKPWLGLLGLVTISLATLTAAGIINLTGGKYNSTFLGVPFVMLGHGLYGTFEMLSSWRKTREDQHVKERTAAVYADSMLSFSLTTAMYLVTFGIGASPFTNIEAARIFCCNSCIAIFFNYLYVLSFYGSSLVFTGYIENNYQHSIFCRKVPKPEALQEKPAWYRFLLTARFSEDTTEGEEANTYESHLLVCFLKRYYCDWITNTYVKPFVVLFYLIYISFALMGYLQVSEGSDLSNIVATATQTIEYTTAQQKYFSNYSPVIGFYIYESIEYWNTSVQEDVLEYTKGFVRISWFESYLNYLRKLNVSTGLPKKNFTDMLRNSFLKAPQFSHFQEDIIFSKKYNDEVDVVASRMFLVAKTMETNREELYDLLETLRRLSVTSKVKFIVFNPSFVYMDRYASSLGAPLHNSCISALFLLFFSAFLVADSLINVWITLTVVSVEFGVIGFMTLWKVELDCISVLCLIYGINYTIDNCAPLLSTFVLGKDFTRTKWVKNALEVHGVAILQSYLCYIVGLIPLAAVPSNLTCTLFRCLFLIAFVTFFHCFAILPVILTFLPPSKKKRKEKKNPENREEIECVEMVDIDSTRVVDQITTV